The Myxococcales bacterium genome window below encodes:
- a CDS encoding AAA family ATPase — MRCTACRNDNPEEARFCMHCGGPLATGGTRSELVPGSYTPAHLTRKILTSRSALQGERKQVTVFFADVKGSVALSHQVDPERWHEILDRFFRILAEGIHRFEGTVNQFTGDGIMALFGAPIAHEDHAQRACYAALHLKQSLRRYADDLRRNEGLNFSVRMGLNSGEVVVGKIGDDLRMDYTAQGHTVGLAARIQAVAPPDCIYLGETTAAAVRGYFELEDLGSFDVKGAVAPIDLAALRGVGEFRSRLDLAKARGFSRFLGRDEFMGELSAALDAALEGRAQLVAFVGEAGVGKSRLAYEFLEQCRARGIPCTETHGVAHGRSIPLLPILGLYRAALGVEERDSPQQAREKIAGRVVLLDPELAASLPLVFDFLGVADPERPAPILTPEVRQRRLVDFDVRYSIARSKREPMVTLYEDLQFMDEASLSWLATLVERAAETRTLVIVNFRPEFLQDWKAMSAEPAKRLLPLGDQLARELMDSILGTDPQLAALKDRINSRTLGNPFFIEESVRAMVEAGRLVGETGNYRLEGSGPDFEIPSSVQSLLASRVDQLPDWEKLLLQTASVIGRRVSRPLLDELAAPHWGDLDSALETLCTKEFLVEIALYPDATYEFFHPLTREVAYASQLVSRRTRTHEAIARAIERIDQDRLGERAALLAHHWTEAGRPLNSAHWHHRAAMWMSTQNLAAAMSHLCTAREQLIEAEARTLLSEEHQELGLNVRLGLLEIGVRRGLPLREAREYLAEGRSLAESAGDRDRLCLLLVAFGKCCIFGADFECGLAALREAEEVAESCGSPELLASVNLTAAWSVMARGHLQEALHLNRRALENLVRDASAAEPTEDASTHASLLAMRTGILRYLGRTKEAMEVAALVEAMDASPERAEWVGVVHGIRSAWEVEGGRFDSALMQAHRFREIGKVLDNKGTLIHGQQAVSRVHSARGEWNEALRAGIASLEDVRESGILGAEIGALCCIALAHLGGDSADRALDVAQEAVRLAPARDTLHEIEGLLLTARALRVLRGKGVVGEIEDLLVRAAELIDETGAEYFQADLHLEAAEIANLRGDRAIAEREFGRASEAFAERGAQLQADRAAALAS, encoded by the coding sequence GTGCGTTGTACCGCATGCCGCAATGACAATCCCGAAGAGGCGCGCTTCTGCATGCACTGCGGCGGGCCCCTGGCGACGGGGGGAACGAGAAGTGAGCTGGTACCCGGCTCCTACACCCCCGCTCATCTGACTCGCAAGATCCTCACTTCGCGCAGCGCACTGCAAGGCGAACGCAAGCAGGTCACGGTGTTCTTTGCCGACGTCAAGGGTTCGGTGGCGCTCTCTCACCAGGTCGATCCCGAGCGCTGGCACGAGATCCTCGATCGCTTCTTCAGAATTTTGGCGGAGGGTATTCATCGCTTCGAAGGAACGGTCAACCAGTTCACCGGGGACGGGATCATGGCGCTGTTCGGCGCTCCGATCGCCCACGAAGACCACGCACAACGGGCTTGTTATGCCGCGCTTCATCTCAAGCAATCGTTGCGCCGCTACGCCGATGATTTGCGCCGGAACGAAGGACTCAACTTTTCGGTCCGCATGGGACTGAATTCTGGAGAAGTCGTGGTCGGCAAGATCGGCGACGACCTGCGCATGGATTACACCGCCCAGGGACACACAGTCGGCCTCGCTGCGCGCATTCAAGCGGTGGCTCCGCCCGACTGCATCTACCTCGGCGAGACTACGGCCGCAGCCGTTCGCGGGTACTTCGAACTCGAGGATCTCGGATCCTTCGACGTCAAAGGAGCCGTGGCTCCGATCGATCTCGCAGCACTTCGCGGAGTGGGAGAGTTTCGCTCGCGACTCGATCTGGCGAAGGCCCGGGGCTTCAGTCGCTTTCTCGGTCGCGACGAGTTCATGGGCGAGCTTTCCGCGGCCCTCGACGCGGCCCTCGAAGGCCGGGCGCAGCTGGTTGCGTTCGTCGGCGAGGCGGGGGTCGGGAAGAGTCGCCTGGCCTACGAATTTCTCGAGCAGTGTCGTGCTCGCGGCATCCCGTGTACCGAGACCCATGGTGTGGCTCACGGGCGATCGATTCCGCTGTTGCCGATCCTCGGACTCTATCGCGCGGCGCTCGGTGTAGAAGAACGCGACTCCCCCCAGCAAGCACGGGAAAAGATTGCCGGTCGGGTGGTGCTGCTCGATCCCGAGTTGGCCGCGAGTTTGCCGTTGGTCTTCGACTTTCTGGGTGTCGCCGATCCGGAGCGACCCGCACCCATACTTACGCCTGAAGTACGCCAGCGGCGGCTGGTCGATTTTGATGTGCGCTACTCGATCGCGCGCAGCAAGCGCGAACCGATGGTGACGTTGTACGAAGATCTTCAGTTCATGGACGAGGCAAGCCTGAGTTGGCTCGCCACCCTGGTGGAACGCGCTGCCGAGACCCGCACCCTCGTGATCGTCAATTTCCGTCCCGAATTTCTGCAGGACTGGAAGGCGATGTCTGCCGAACCCGCGAAGCGGCTGCTGCCATTGGGCGATCAGCTTGCACGAGAGTTGATGGATTCGATTCTGGGGACAGACCCTCAGCTTGCTGCGCTCAAGGACCGGATCAATTCCCGTACCCTGGGCAATCCGTTCTTCATCGAAGAGTCGGTGCGCGCGATGGTCGAAGCCGGAAGGCTCGTGGGTGAGACGGGAAACTACCGACTCGAAGGCAGTGGCCCCGATTTCGAGATTCCTTCGTCGGTGCAGAGCCTGCTGGCTTCTCGCGTCGACCAACTTCCCGATTGGGAAAAGTTGCTGTTGCAGACAGCGTCGGTGATCGGGCGTCGGGTTTCGCGACCGCTATTGGACGAACTCGCAGCTCCACACTGGGGAGATCTCGATTCGGCTCTCGAAACTCTGTGCACCAAGGAATTCCTGGTCGAGATTGCTCTCTACCCCGACGCCACCTACGAGTTCTTTCACCCTCTGACCCGCGAAGTCGCCTATGCATCACAGCTCGTGAGTCGCAGGACCCGTACCCATGAAGCCATTGCTCGGGCCATCGAACGCATCGATCAAGATCGCCTGGGCGAACGAGCGGCGCTTCTGGCACACCATTGGACCGAAGCGGGTCGCCCGCTCAACAGCGCCCACTGGCATCACCGGGCGGCGATGTGGATGAGCACCCAGAACCTGGCGGCGGCGATGAGTCATCTCTGCACTGCGCGGGAACAACTCATCGAAGCGGAGGCTCGTACGTTGCTCTCGGAAGAGCATCAGGAACTGGGGTTGAACGTGCGCCTGGGGCTGCTCGAAATCGGCGTGCGGCGGGGGCTCCCCCTTCGCGAAGCGCGGGAGTATCTGGCCGAAGGACGTTCACTGGCTGAAAGTGCCGGAGATCGAGATCGACTGTGTCTGCTGCTTGTAGCGTTTGGGAAGTGCTGCATCTTCGGCGCTGACTTCGAGTGCGGATTGGCGGCGCTGCGCGAAGCCGAAGAGGTTGCCGAGTCGTGTGGATCGCCAGAACTCCTCGCGTCGGTAAATCTGACTGCGGCCTGGAGCGTGATGGCGCGTGGCCATCTCCAGGAAGCCTTGCATCTGAACCGCCGCGCCCTCGAAAACCTCGTCCGGGACGCTTCGGCAGCGGAACCCACGGAAGACGCTTCCACCCATGCTTCGCTGCTCGCCATGCGAACCGGAATTCTGCGGTACCTCGGTCGCACGAAAGAAGCGATGGAGGTTGCGGCGCTGGTCGAAGCGATGGACGCCAGTCCCGAACGCGCTGAGTGGGTCGGTGTGGTGCACGGCATTCGGAGCGCGTGGGAGGTCGAAGGCGGGCGCTTCGATTCGGCGCTGATGCAGGCTCACCGGTTCCGAGAGATCGGGAAGGTGTTGGACAACAAGGGCACGCTAATACACGGCCAGCAGGCGGTATCGCGGGTGCACTCCGCTCGAGGTGAATGGAACGAAGCCCTGCGCGCGGGCATCGCAAGCCTCGAGGATGTTCGAGAATCCGGCATCCTCGGCGCCGAAATTGGCGCTCTGTGCTGCATCGCCCTGGCGCATCTGGGAGGGGACTCCGCCGACCGGGCCCTCGACGTGGCGCAAGAGGCAGTTCGACTCGCGCCAGCCCGCGACACCCTTCACGAAATCGAGGGGCTGTTGCTCACCGCGCGAGCGCTGAGAGTGCTGCGTGGCAAAGGGGTCGTCGGCGAAATCGAAGACCTCCTGGTCCGCGCGGCAGAACTGATCGACGAGACCGGCGCGGAGTATTTCCAAGCTGACCTCCATCTCGAAGCCGCGGAGATCGCCAACTTGCGCGGAGACCGGGCAATCGCGGAGCGGGAGTTTGGGCGAGCGAGCGAGGCATTCGCCGAGAGGGGTGCTCAGTTGCAGGCGGATCGAGCGGCGGCATTGGCGAGTTGA
- a CDS encoding 2-hydroxychromene-2-carboxylate isomerase → MTEAETKPSSVHFWFEFASTYSYLAASRIEKIGNAAGIDIVWEPFLLGPIFKEQGWRDSPFNLYPQKGRYMWRDIERLCEGYGLPFKKPENFPANSLLAARVASVGREKFWLPDFTRAVYHANFVDGRDISDPELIADILAAVAQPAEEVIDQANRDETKKRLREQTQRASDLGIFGAPTFSVGDEIFWGNDRLGDAIVWARGGGAP, encoded by the coding sequence ATGACCGAAGCCGAAACAAAACCCTCGAGCGTGCATTTTTGGTTCGAGTTCGCGAGCACGTATTCGTATCTGGCCGCCTCTCGAATCGAAAAGATCGGAAACGCTGCGGGCATCGACATTGTCTGGGAGCCCTTCTTGTTGGGTCCCATTTTCAAGGAGCAGGGCTGGCGAGACTCTCCCTTCAATTTGTATCCACAAAAGGGTCGCTACATGTGGAGAGATATCGAGCGGCTGTGCGAGGGGTATGGGCTCCCGTTCAAGAAGCCCGAGAATTTTCCCGCAAACAGCCTGCTTGCCGCCCGAGTGGCAAGCGTGGGGCGCGAAAAATTCTGGCTGCCAGATTTCACTCGCGCCGTGTACCACGCCAACTTTGTCGACGGCAGGGATATCTCGGACCCGGAATTGATCGCGGATATTCTCGCCGCTGTGGCACAACCGGCCGAAGAAGTGATCGACCAGGCCAATCGAGACGAAACCAAGAAACGCCTGCGAGAGCAGACCCAGCGGGCTAGCGACCTCGGAATCTTCGGGGCGCCAACCTTCAGCGTGGGAGACGAGATCTTCTGGGGCAATGATCGCCTGGGAGACGCGATCGTCTGGGCCCGGGGCGGAGGCGCGCCTTGA
- a CDS encoding KpsF/GutQ family sugar-phosphate isomerase: MKIRPSQPKLSSAPAPASDEPLNQATRDAILARGRAVLDSEIDAVRAARGQLGEAFVDAVNTLYRCRGRVCVTGIGKARLIGEKIQATMASTGTLAYSLHPVEALHGDLGMVHADDVVIGLSKSGGSELSALLPLLKRQGCKVILLTANLDSEAAKYADHVLDIGDTAEACPLGLAPSSSTASMLGLGDALALSVMELRAINPEQYAFYHPGGALGRSLMRAHELMRVGVDCPVIDSEASLGECYEAILKAPRRAGAAAVVDGSKQLVGIVTHGDFFRLFKKRDLAAQLPVTEAMSHNPVHVQRDDMVIDVLKIMRKHAIDEIPVVDEAGHVAGMIDVQDLIARGFSVFDTR; this comes from the coding sequence ATGAAGATCCGACCCAGCCAGCCAAAATTGTCGAGTGCCCCGGCACCCGCTAGCGACGAACCCCTGAATCAGGCCACCCGAGACGCCATTTTGGCTCGCGGTCGGGCGGTGCTCGATTCGGAGATCGATGCGGTCCGCGCCGCCCGCGGCCAGCTGGGCGAGGCCTTCGTGGACGCCGTGAATACGCTGTACCGGTGTCGCGGTCGCGTATGTGTGACGGGCATTGGCAAGGCACGCCTGATCGGTGAGAAAATCCAGGCCACCATGGCCAGCACCGGCACCCTCGCTTACAGCTTGCACCCGGTGGAAGCACTGCACGGTGATCTCGGAATGGTGCACGCCGACGACGTGGTGATTGGCTTGTCAAAGAGTGGCGGGTCGGAGTTGTCTGCACTGCTGCCGCTGCTCAAGCGCCAGGGCTGCAAAGTGATCCTGCTGACCGCCAACCTGGATTCCGAGGCAGCGAAGTACGCCGATCACGTTCTCGATATCGGTGACACCGCCGAGGCCTGTCCACTGGGATTGGCACCCAGTTCGTCGACCGCCTCCATGCTGGGGCTGGGAGATGCTCTGGCGCTCTCGGTGATGGAACTCCGTGCGATCAATCCCGAGCAGTACGCATTCTATCATCCGGGCGGGGCGCTGGGGCGCTCGCTGATGCGCGCCCACGAACTCATGCGCGTGGGTGTGGACTGTCCGGTCATCGATTCTGAAGCCAGCCTGGGAGAGTGCTACGAGGCAATCCTCAAAGCGCCCCGGCGAGCGGGTGCCGCCGCGGTGGTAGACGGTTCCAAGCAGTTGGTGGGAATCGTGACCCACGGTGACTTCTTTCGTCTGTTCAAAAAGCGAGACCTCGCCGCGCAACTGCCCGTCACCGAAGCGATGAGCCACAATCCGGTGCACGTTCAGCGCGACGACATGGTGATCGATGTGCTGAAGATCATGCGAAAACATGCGATCGACGAGATCCCGGTCGTGGACGAGGCAGGACACGTCGCCGGCATGATCGACGTGCAGGATCTGATCGCCCGGGGCTTCTCGGTGTTCGACACGAGATAG
- the kdsB gene encoding 3-deoxy-manno-octulosonate cytidylyltransferase: protein MHPIVGIIPARYASHRLPGKALAKLAGKPMIQHVYERALRAPSLERLLVATDDERIRDAVLEFGGEAVMTDPAHPTGTDRLAEVVRGLEDVSIVVNIQGDEPLLSPDAIEAVIAPLLLDPKLSMSSAMSPLPDPREARNPNVVKVVTDLQGRALYFSRSPIPLPREDSDAPGPWMKHIGLYAYRRDFLLEFTQLEPTELERCERLEQLRALEHGHRIQMALLEADESIGVDTPEDLERVRQVLERRAADQDR from the coding sequence ATGCACCCCATCGTCGGAATCATCCCTGCGCGCTACGCGTCACATCGCCTGCCTGGCAAGGCGCTGGCCAAATTGGCTGGCAAGCCCATGATACAGCACGTCTACGAACGCGCTTTGCGGGCCCCCTCGCTGGAACGGCTGTTGGTGGCCACCGACGATGAGCGCATTCGAGACGCCGTGCTGGAATTTGGCGGCGAGGCGGTCATGACCGACCCCGCCCACCCTACAGGCACGGATCGGCTCGCGGAGGTAGTCCGGGGGCTCGAAGATGTTTCGATCGTGGTCAATATTCAGGGCGACGAACCTCTGCTTTCCCCCGACGCAATCGAGGCCGTCATTGCCCCCCTTTTGCTCGACCCGAAGCTTTCGATGAGCAGCGCAATGTCGCCCCTGCCCGACCCGCGCGAGGCCCGAAACCCCAACGTCGTCAAAGTCGTCACCGACCTGCAGGGCCGCGCGCTCTACTTCTCACGCTCACCGATCCCGCTGCCCCGGGAAGACTCGGACGCACCGGGCCCCTGGATGAAACACATCGGGCTGTACGCCTACCGGCGGGATTTCCTGCTCGAATTCACCCAGCTCGAACCCACCGAACTGGAGCGCTGCGAGAGGCTCGAACAGCTTCGCGCACTCGAGCACGGCCATCGCATCCAGATGGCGCTGCTCGAAGCCGACGAGTCAATCGGGGTGGACACCCCGGAAGACCTGGAGCGTGTCCGGCAGGTATTGGAGCGACGGGCTGCCGATCAGGATCGCTGA
- a CDS encoding citrate synthase — protein sequence MTETATLQFGDKTVELPIVAGVHGEKGIDITKLRGQTGLITFDPGYANTGSCTSAITYIDPVRGELRYRGIPIEELAEHSNFIEVAYLLIYGDLPTREALAQFDNSIRHHTLLHEDMKDFFGALPKDAHPMAALSAAAGALSTFYPDSLEPRDSAQVEISMHRLIAKMPTLAAYAYKHSIGQPFMYPRDELSYVGSFLHMMFANPCEDFDPDPVVEQAIELLLILQADHGQNCSTSCVRLVGSSMLNLFGTISAGINALWGPQHSGDNRAVIQMLAQIRDEGISCRDFLEQVKKDGGGDALMGFGHRIYEKYDPRAGLIKTTCFDLMDRLGVHSKLLEVAIELEEAVTKDPYFEEHNLFPNIEFYSAITYNAVGFPSDMFTVLSAMGRLPGWIANWMELHTDPNFKIARPRQIYTGLTQRPFTGIDQRS from the coding sequence ATGACAGAGACGGCAACGCTCCAGTTTGGTGACAAGACGGTGGAACTGCCCATCGTGGCCGGGGTGCACGGCGAAAAGGGTATCGACATCACGAAGCTGCGAGGACAGACCGGGCTCATTACTTTCGATCCCGGTTACGCAAACACCGGCTCCTGCACCAGCGCCATTACCTACATCGACCCCGTGCGCGGCGAGCTGCGCTACCGAGGCATTCCGATCGAAGAACTCGCAGAGCACAGCAATTTTATCGAGGTCGCATATCTGTTGATCTACGGGGACCTGCCCACTCGCGAGGCGCTCGCGCAATTCGACAATTCAATCCGTCATCACACCCTGCTGCACGAAGATATGAAGGACTTCTTTGGCGCGCTCCCGAAGGACGCCCATCCGATGGCGGCGCTGTCCGCCGCAGCGGGTGCGCTCTCGACCTTCTATCCAGACTCTCTGGAACCCCGGGATTCAGCTCAGGTCGAAATTTCGATGCACAGACTGATCGCCAAGATGCCGACCCTGGCCGCGTACGCGTACAAACACTCCATCGGCCAACCCTTCATGTATCCCCGGGACGAACTCAGCTACGTCGGGAGCTTTCTCCACATGATGTTCGCGAATCCATGCGAAGACTTCGATCCGGATCCAGTCGTGGAGCAAGCCATCGAATTGCTGCTGATCTTGCAGGCCGATCATGGACAGAACTGTTCGACCAGCTGTGTCCGCCTGGTGGGTTCGTCGATGTTGAACCTCTTCGGCACCATTTCGGCGGGGATCAACGCGCTTTGGGGCCCGCAGCACAGTGGTGACAACCGCGCGGTCATTCAGATGCTGGCGCAGATTCGCGACGAAGGGATCTCGTGTCGCGACTTCCTCGAGCAGGTCAAAAAGGACGGCGGCGGCGATGCATTGATGGGCTTCGGGCACCGCATCTACGAAAAGTACGATCCGCGTGCCGGCCTGATCAAGACCACGTGTTTTGACTTGATGGATCGGCTCGGGGTGCACAGCAAGCTGCTCGAGGTTGCGATCGAACTGGAAGAGGCGGTGACGAAGGACCCGTATTTCGAAGAGCACAATCTCTTTCCGAACATTGAGTTCTACTCGGCAATCACCTACAACGCGGTCGGATTCCCCTCTGACATGTTTACCGTGCTCTCGGCGATGGGTCGGCTGCCCGGCTGGATCGCCAACTGGATGGAACTCCACACGGATCCAAACTTCAAGATTGCGCGGCCGCGCCAGATCTATACCGGCCTTACCCAGCGGCCCTTCACTGGGATCGATCAGCGATCCTGA
- a CDS encoding SDR family oxidoreductase, with protein MLADKVAIVTGAGQGVGQGIALALARHGAQVALFGRTLAKVQASAKLIEERGGVALAVEGDVKNLEDLARCVEQTVDTLGGIQILVNNAQQVPLGTLNSVSEESLNDGWSSGPLATFRMMKLCYPHLKGDGSIINLASTVARRWDTANYGAYAAVKEAIRAFSRAAASEWGADNIRTNVILPHAKSPGLKWWIDNNPEEAAAFVATIPLGRIGECEEDIGEVAAFLCSKAGSYISGQSIAVDGGQAYMP; from the coding sequence ATGCTCGCTGACAAGGTCGCGATTGTGACCGGAGCTGGACAGGGCGTCGGCCAGGGAATCGCACTGGCCCTCGCCCGACACGGCGCACAGGTCGCACTGTTCGGCCGAACCCTCGCAAAGGTTCAAGCGAGCGCAAAGTTGATCGAGGAACGGGGCGGCGTGGCGCTAGCCGTCGAAGGGGACGTCAAGAACCTCGAAGACCTCGCGCGATGCGTCGAACAAACGGTGGACACCCTCGGCGGAATCCAGATCCTGGTCAACAACGCACAGCAAGTTCCGCTGGGAACACTCAACTCGGTCTCGGAAGAATCGCTCAATGACGGTTGGTCGTCCGGCCCCCTCGCGACATTCCGCATGATGAAGCTCTGCTATCCACACTTGAAGGGCGATGGCTCGATCATCAATCTCGCCAGCACGGTGGCCCGGCGCTGGGACACCGCAAACTACGGCGCGTACGCGGCGGTCAAGGAGGCGATCCGAGCGTTCAGCCGGGCCGCTGCTTCCGAATGGGGAGCGGACAACATCCGAACCAACGTCATTCTCCCACACGCCAAGTCACCGGGACTCAAATGGTGGATCGACAACAATCCCGAAGAAGCCGCCGCGTTCGTCGCGACCATTCCGTTGGGCCGCATCGGAGAATGTGAGGAAGATATCGGCGAGGTCGCTGCCTTCTTGTGTTCGAAGGCCGGGTCCTACATCAGCGGTCAGAGCATTGCAGTCGACGGCGGCCAGGCGTACATGCCCTGA
- a CDS encoding endonuclease/exonuclease/phosphatase family protein — translation MATRLQIATQNVWGLPEPFAKHVLPRMQELARSLMECTEDVLVFQEAWTAEIRKILVDGGRRAGFTHHWNPADGAGGGLLIISRLPFDQPRFERFHLTGTLGRLNRGEYLGGKGFASVRLKTEQGPVWLVNTHLHASYRSNQKFMSSAVRTAQLLQLADSLPVSGEPVIVAGDFNCNQGDAEYVIWQGLSGMRDAALAFDHPPSTISSENFYKRGIESDDRRIDYVFVENGSALALEPIASRRVFDKTFDLRGRPRPISDHFGISLTFELQPTTSVQPVEVRRAAGPNIISNARRLLEKAKAEIDREEITNDRVVANLAMLAGGAVLLRSNERVTRRGLLHRALGFAGLAAVGPAVALKAIAMSDADRQRHAFTAATQTLAKFDHDGGRWARRELDSIIGSPAVPLTPKNGRSSNG, via the coding sequence TTGGCAACGAGACTTCAAATCGCGACTCAGAACGTCTGGGGTCTTCCAGAACCCTTCGCCAAACACGTCTTGCCGCGGATGCAAGAACTGGCCCGGTCGCTGATGGAATGCACGGAAGACGTACTGGTATTCCAAGAGGCCTGGACGGCGGAGATCCGCAAGATCCTGGTGGATGGGGGCCGGAGAGCCGGATTCACTCACCACTGGAATCCGGCTGACGGTGCGGGCGGAGGTCTGCTCATCATCTCCCGTCTGCCTTTCGATCAGCCGCGCTTCGAACGGTTTCACTTGACCGGGACACTCGGACGCTTGAATCGCGGTGAGTACCTGGGTGGCAAGGGCTTCGCAAGCGTCAGGCTCAAGACCGAGCAGGGGCCGGTCTGGCTCGTGAACACTCATCTGCACGCCTCCTATAGAAGCAACCAGAAATTCATGAGCAGCGCCGTGCGAACGGCTCAATTGCTTCAGCTAGCCGACTCGCTTCCAGTCTCGGGTGAGCCGGTCATTGTCGCAGGCGACTTCAATTGCAATCAGGGCGATGCGGAGTACGTCATTTGGCAGGGGCTCTCGGGCATGCGAGATGCGGCCCTCGCCTTTGATCACCCTCCGAGCACGATCTCGAGCGAAAATTTCTACAAGCGTGGCATCGAAAGCGATGACCGAAGGATCGACTACGTCTTCGTTGAGAATGGATCGGCGTTGGCTCTCGAACCGATCGCATCGCGACGAGTCTTTGACAAAACCTTCGATCTCCGCGGTCGACCGCGACCGATATCCGATCACTTCGGTATATCCCTCACGTTCGAACTCCAGCCCACGACGTCAGTGCAACCCGTCGAAGTGCGCAGAGCCGCAGGCCCCAATATCATCTCGAACGCTCGTCGATTGCTCGAGAAGGCCAAAGCCGAAATCGATCGAGAGGAGATCACCAACGATCGAGTGGTCGCAAACTTGGCAATGCTGGCGGGTGGCGCAGTACTGCTGCGATCGAACGAGCGCGTTACCCGCCGGGGGCTGCTCCATCGCGCCCTGGGGTTCGCCGGGCTCGCCGCTGTCGGACCCGCAGTTGCGCTCAAAGCGATCGCCATGTCGGACGCCGATCGGCAGCGCCATGCATTCACGGCCGCGACCCAGACTCTCGCGAAGTTCGACCACGATGGCGGGCGTTGGGCACGACGGGAACTGGATTCCATCATTGGCAGTCCTGCTGTGCCGCTCACGCCGAAGAACGGTCGCTCGAGCAACGGCTAG
- a CDS encoding mitochondrial fission ELM1 family protein produces MSKALMTQLQHGAGHARIWVLTEGRAGDNAQVIALARALELPFRVLALEGNTVPRMILDRIEDFLGLDRKPLRLPADAPEAWPDLVIGIAGGSVSTVRRVVHVSGGVTHSVQLGRPVASLRCFDLVVTTPQYGLPEAPNVLNATLPFGITTSDPEHTAFWSKKLSKMPRPWTALLVGGNSGSYRLGNEAFKRIVETATRAVSRGGSILATTSPRTPSFVADALREALPAPNFVHAYEPGDPSNPYSAFLDLADHFVVTGESASMIADAVKTRRSVEIVTLDPRWLSRLLVGLHRSATRLAGGLTRALTLRGLWVPPRDLEAFHERLFTVEAAGGCDAASPTDDQRVLARVRALIEPTDEPAAKPWPRPVVGATE; encoded by the coding sequence ATGTCGAAGGCGCTCATGACGCAGCTGCAACACGGTGCGGGGCACGCGAGAATCTGGGTCCTCACGGAGGGTCGAGCGGGCGACAATGCCCAGGTCATCGCCCTCGCACGGGCGCTGGAGCTGCCTTTCCGCGTGCTGGCGCTCGAGGGCAACACCGTTCCGCGCATGATCCTCGATCGCATCGAAGACTTCCTCGGCCTCGATCGGAAACCCCTGCGGCTGCCCGCCGACGCACCCGAAGCATGGCCCGACCTCGTGATCGGGATCGCAGGCGGCAGCGTCAGCACAGTGCGTCGCGTTGTCCATGTTTCAGGCGGGGTCACCCACAGCGTTCAGCTCGGGCGACCCGTCGCGTCCCTGCGCTGCTTCGATCTCGTGGTGACCACTCCGCAGTACGGCCTGCCCGAGGCGCCCAATGTGTTGAATGCCACGCTGCCCTTCGGGATTACCACGTCAGATCCCGAGCACACGGCATTCTGGAGCAAGAAACTTTCGAAGATGCCGCGGCCCTGGACGGCCTTGCTCGTCGGCGGGAATAGCGGCTCGTACCGGCTGGGCAACGAGGCTTTCAAACGAATCGTCGAGACCGCGACCCGCGCCGTGTCGCGCGGCGGCTCGATCCTCGCGACGACCAGTCCGCGCACGCCCAGCTTCGTCGCCGACGCCCTTCGGGAAGCGTTGCCCGCGCCAAACTTTGTCCATGCGTACGAGCCCGGCGATCCCTCGAACCCCTATTCGGCGTTCCTCGATCTCGCCGATCACTTCGTGGTGACCGGTGAGAGCGCTTCGATGATTGCCGATGCGGTGAAGACGCGACGCAGCGTAGAGATCGTGACCCTCGACCCCAGGTGGCTCTCGAGACTGCTCGTGGGGCTGCATCGATCGGCGACTCGACTCGCCGGCGGGCTGACGAGAGCCCTCACCCTGCGCGGACTGTGGGTGCCGCCGCGGGATCTCGAGGCGTTTCACGAGCGGCTCTTCACAGTAGAGGCGGCCGGTGGCTGCGACGCCGCCAGCCCCACCGACGATCAACGGGTGCTCGCTCGGGTGCGCGCGCTCATCGAGCCAACCGACGAGCCCGCGGCCAAGCCCTGGCCACGGCCAGTCGTGGGGGCGACCGAGTGA
- a CDS encoding 2OG-Fe(II) oxygenase, with protein MSDAGCMDPAALATIRADVVAAAEPYPWFEPQRLIRESVYSRLLDELPQPEIFRKIVGRRRRYGQASHDRFSLDYKPGIPLSPLWQDFIDELHSEPYMTKVRELLKREDFFLTCHWHYTPTGCSVSPHCDAAWKLGSHIFYFNDKTKWDPSWGGATVILDDGGAIGYTSAPKFEDFPARIDCEPTGNRSLLFLRTDHSWHGVEPLRCPEGEMRKVFIVEYRKDSIRERFRARTGI; from the coding sequence GTGAGTGACGCAGGCTGCATGGACCCGGCTGCGCTCGCCACGATCCGCGCGGACGTCGTCGCTGCCGCCGAACCTTATCCCTGGTTCGAGCCACAGCGGTTGATCCGCGAGTCGGTGTATTCGCGCTTGCTCGACGAGTTGCCACAACCGGAGATCTTCAGAAAGATCGTGGGCAGGCGGCGGCGCTACGGACAGGCGAGTCACGACCGCTTCTCCCTCGACTACAAGCCCGGCATCCCACTCTCGCCGCTGTGGCAGGATTTCATCGATGAACTCCATAGCGAGCCCTACATGACGAAGGTCAGGGAACTGCTGAAGCGGGAAGACTTTTTCCTCACCTGTCATTGGCACTACACCCCGACTGGATGTTCTGTTTCGCCGCACTGCGACGCAGCGTGGAAGCTCGGCTCACACATCTTCTACTTCAACGACAAAACAAAGTGGGATCCGAGCTGGGGCGGCGCGACGGTCATTCTCGACGACGGTGGCGCAATTGGCTACACGTCGGCTCCGAAGTTCGAGGACTTCCCCGCTCGCATCGATTGCGAACCGACGGGAAACCGCAGTCTTCTGTTCTTGCGCACCGACCATTCGTGGCACGGCGTCGAGCCACTCCGCTGCCCAGAGGGCGAGATGCGCAAGGTCTTCATCGTCGAGTACCGCAAGGACAGCATACGCGAGCGCTTTCGCGCACGGACCGGTATCTAG